One Loxodonta africana isolate mLoxAfr1 chromosome 15, mLoxAfr1.hap2, whole genome shotgun sequence genomic window carries:
- the PELI1 gene encoding E3 ubiquitin-protein ligase pellino homolog 1, with protein MFSPDQENHPSKAPVKYGELIVLGYNGSLPNGDRGRRKSRFALFKRPKANGVKPSTVHIACTPQAAKAISNKDQHSISYTLSRAQTVVVEYTHDSNTDMFQIGRSTESPIDFVVTDTVPGSQSNSDTQSVQSTISRFACRIICERNPPFTARIYAAGFDSSKNIFLGEKAAKWKTSDGQMDGLTTNGVLVMHPRSGFTEDSKPGIWREISVCGNVFSLRETRSAQQRGKMVDIETNQLEDGSLIDLCGATLLWRTAEGLSHTPTVKHLEALRQEINAARPQCPVGFNTLAFPSMKRKDVVDEKQPWVYLNCGHVHGYHNWGNKEERDGKDRECPMCRSVGPYVPLWLGCEAGFYVDAGPPTHAFSPCGHVCSEKTTAYWSQIPLPHGTHTFHAACPFCAHQLAGEQGYIRLIFQGPLD; from the exons ATGTTTTCTCCTGATCAAGAAAATCATCCATCCAAAGCGCCAGTAAAATATGGTGAACTCATTGTCTTAGG GTATAATGGGTCTCTCCCAAATGGCgacagaggaaggaggaaaagtAGGTTTGCTTTGTTTAAAAGACCTAAGGCAAATGGGGTGAAGCCCAGCACGGTGCACATTGCTTGTACTCCTCAGGCTGCAAag GCAATAAGCAATAAGGACCAGCATAGCATATCCTATACCTTGTCTCGGGCCCAGACAGTGGTGGTTGAATATACTCATGACAGCAACACTGATATGTTTCAG ATTGGTCGGTCAACTGAAAGCCCCATCGATTTTGTAGTAACTGACACAGTTCCTGGAAGTCAAAGTAATTCTGATACACAGTCAGTGCAAAGCACCATATCAAGATTTGCCTGTAGAATCATATGTGAACGGAACCCCCCTTTTACAGCCCGGATTTATGCTGCAGGATTTGACTCATCAAAAAACATCTTCCTTGGG GAGAAGGCAGCCAAATGGAAGACATCAGATGGTCAGATGGATGGCTTGACCACCAACGGTGTTCTTGTTATGCATCCACGCAGTGGCTTCACAGAAGACTCCAAGCCAGGAATATGGAGAGAAATATCAGTGTGTGGGAATGTGTTCAGCCTGCGTGAAACCAGATCAGCCCAGCAGAGAGGGAAAATG gtGGATATTGAAACCAATCAGTTAGAAGATGGCTCATTAATTGACCTCTGTGGCGCGACGTTGCTGTGGCGTACTGCAGAAGGCCTTTCCCACACTCCCACCGTGAAGCATTTAGAAGCTTTAAGACAGGAGATCAATGCAGCCCGACCTCAGTGCCCTGTGGGGTTCAACACACTAGCATTTCCTAGTATGAAGAGGAAAGATGTCGTAGATGAAAAACAACCCTGGGTATATCTAAACTGTGGCCATGTACATGGCTATCATAACtggggaaacaaagaagaacgtgATGGAAAAGATCGTGAATGTCCTATGTGTAGGTCCGTTGGTCCTTATGTCCCTCTGTGGCTTGGCTGTGAAGCTGGATTTTATGTGGACGCCGGCCCTCCAACCCATGCATTTAGCCCATGTGGGCATGTGTGTTCAGAAAAGACAACTGCCTATTGGTCCCAGATCCCGCTTCCTCATGGTACTCATACTTTTCATGCAGCCTGTCCCTTCTGTGCACATCAGCTGGCTGGTGAACAAGGCTACATCAGACTTATTTTCCAAGGACCTCTAGACTAA